In one Spirosoma rigui genomic region, the following are encoded:
- the rny gene encoding ribonuclease Y encodes MDIPVWLLILAVLGGGGIGILIGRQTTAGIRAKHEQEAEEKAAMILKNAELQAETIKKDRMLEAKEKYLKLKTEFEESSNQKRNVLLQNENKLKQREQQLNQQADQQKARENELNQQRNELGQQKNGLAQQVEALNKRREEVDRRQQEADRMLADQLAQLEKIAGLSADQAREQLIDNLKAEAETRASSYIKNIVEEAKLTATKEAKKVVIETIQRTATEHAIENCVSVFNIESDDVKGKVIGREGRNIRALEAATGVEIIVDDTPEAIIISGFDPVRREIARLSLHRLVQDGRIHPARIEEIVAKTRKNIEDEIVEIGERTVIDLGIHGLHPELIKMVGRMRFRSSYGQNLLQHSREVAKLCATMAAELGLNAKLAKRAGLLHDIGKVWPEEAELPHAILGMELAKKYKENPEVINAIGAHHDEIEMTSMISPIVQVCDAVSGSRPGARREMMESYIRRLKELEELAGSFPGVTKCYAIQAGRELRIMVDADHVSDDRAGVLSYEISQKIEKEMQYPGQIKVTVIREMRAVAYAK; translated from the coding sequence ATGGACATCCCAGTTTGGTTACTTATTCTTGCTGTCCTCGGTGGGGGCGGTATTGGCATACTAATTGGCCGCCAGACAACGGCCGGAATTCGTGCGAAACACGAGCAGGAAGCGGAAGAGAAAGCCGCAATGATTTTGAAGAATGCGGAGTTACAGGCCGAAACGATCAAGAAAGACCGGATGCTGGAAGCGAAGGAGAAATACCTTAAGCTGAAAACCGAGTTTGAAGAATCCAGCAATCAGAAACGGAATGTATTACTCCAGAACGAGAACAAACTCAAACAACGCGAACAGCAACTGAACCAGCAGGCCGATCAGCAAAAAGCCCGCGAGAACGAACTGAATCAGCAGCGCAATGAGCTAGGACAGCAAAAAAATGGACTGGCCCAGCAAGTTGAAGCCCTGAACAAACGCCGGGAAGAAGTTGACCGCCGGCAGCAGGAAGCCGATCGGATGCTGGCCGACCAGCTGGCCCAGCTCGAAAAAATTGCTGGCCTTTCGGCCGACCAGGCCCGCGAACAGCTCATCGATAATTTGAAGGCAGAAGCCGAAACCAGGGCCTCTTCCTACATCAAAAACATTGTTGAAGAAGCAAAGCTGACAGCGACCAAAGAAGCAAAGAAGGTTGTTATCGAGACCATCCAGCGCACCGCTACCGAACACGCCATTGAAAACTGCGTGTCGGTCTTCAACATTGAATCCGACGATGTGAAGGGTAAAGTTATTGGTCGTGAGGGTCGGAACATCCGGGCGCTGGAAGCCGCTACAGGCGTCGAAATCATCGTTGACGATACTCCCGAAGCCATCATTATTTCCGGTTTTGACCCCGTCCGGCGCGAAATTGCCCGCCTGTCGCTACACCGGCTCGTTCAGGATGGCCGGATACACCCCGCCCGTATTGAAGAGATTGTTGCCAAAACGCGCAAAAACATCGAGGACGAAATCGTCGAGATTGGCGAGCGGACAGTGATTGACCTGGGTATCCACGGTCTGCATCCTGAACTGATCAAGATGGTTGGGCGTATGCGTTTCCGGTCGTCCTACGGTCAGAATCTGCTGCAACACTCGCGCGAAGTGGCCAAGTTATGCGCCACGATGGCTGCCGAACTGGGCCTGAACGCCAAGCTGGCTAAACGCGCTGGTTTACTCCACGACATTGGTAAAGTATGGCCCGAAGAAGCCGAACTGCCCCACGCCATTCTGGGCATGGAGCTCGCCAAAAAGTATAAGGAGAATCCCGAAGTGATCAACGCCATTGGCGCTCACCACGACGAAATCGAGATGACGAGTATGATCTCGCCCATCGTCCAGGTCTGCGATGCGGTGTCGGGCTCGCGGCCGGGTGCCCGTCGCGAAATGATGGAATCCTACATCCGTCGTCTGAAAGAACTGGAAGAGCTGGCGGGTAGCTTCCCTGGTGTAACAAAGTGCTACGCCATCCAGGCGGGTCGCGAACTTCGGATCATGGTCGATGCCGATCACGTGTCTGACGACCGGGCGGGGGTTCTTTCCTACGAAATCTCACAGAAAATTGAGAAGGAAATGCAGTATCCTGGTCAAATTAAGGTAACTGTTATCCGGGAAATGCGCGCAGTAGCCTACGCGAAGTAA
- a CDS encoding cell division protein ZapA, with the protein MEELPIRVKIADRHYKLFVEPDSEAIVREAVKLIQEEFDRYKGMGVSDTQEALARVAFNCLVAKLRADRQVQRLQQMVFDKITQLDQVVTPAITT; encoded by the coding sequence ATGGAAGAACTGCCTATTCGCGTAAAGATTGCTGACCGGCACTACAAGCTGTTTGTAGAGCCGGATTCAGAAGCTATCGTGCGTGAAGCCGTCAAACTCATTCAGGAAGAGTTTGACCGGTATAAAGGCATGGGCGTTAGCGACACGCAGGAAGCTTTAGCCAGGGTTGCCTTCAATTGTTTAGTAGCAAAATTGCGGGCCGACCGACAGGTACAGCGATTACAACAGATGGTGTTTGACAAAATAACTCAATTAGACCAGGTCGTCACGCCAGCCATTACCACCTAG
- the pheT gene encoding phenylalanine--tRNA ligase subunit beta produces the protein MEVSYKWLQEFIALPESPEEVGKLLTGTGLEVEGIEAVGPSGEPAAENALSGVVIGEVLTCTKHPDADKLSLTTVDVGTGQPLPIVCGAPNVAAGQKVIVALVGATLHPTAGESFQIKKAKIRGALSEGMICAEDEIGLGTSHAGIIVLDPDGPGAALPNGTPADQYFDVSPDYRISIGLTPNRIDAASHLGVARDLRAVLNRPLQWPDIDAFRVDNESLTLDVRVDDTEACPRYTGLTISGLTVGESPEWLKKRLLSIGLNPINNIVDITNFVCHDLGQPLHAFDADKIAGHQVIVKTLPAGTPFVTLDGVERKLTATDLMICDAEKPMCIAGVFGGQYSGVTAQTTRIFLESAYFSAMSVRKTALHHGLKTDASFRFERGTDPAMPLIALKRAALLIQEIAGSNGGTGQVRPGIISSAITDLYPTPVAPFRVPVRYRNINRLIGINIDFAEIQRILEALDIQLDEQTNDGFVAVVPPYRVDVTREADVIEEILRIYGLDNIPLSKNLAADSLSEFPKIDPDQWQSRVGQLMAANGFHEILTLSLTRPSYHEAIRPSLPGADVTLLNPLSDELSVMRQTLLFSSLETLVYNLNRRQKDLKLFEFGKVYHKVTGENGAVKYVERMRLSLAITGNQQAESWMQKSQPVAYHDLATAVQRILNLFRVRNVETQPADPNLFQYGLTYLVNKKPLVSIGLVKTKLAKLVDLKQPVFYADFDWSALMKATGGKVRYDEVSRFPDVRRDLSLVIDKTVTFEQISRLAHQTERKLLRSVNTFDVFEGEQLGADKKSYSVSFTLQDTTQTLTDATIDKTMQRLMSAFERELGAVIRK, from the coding sequence ATGGAAGTTTCCTATAAATGGTTACAGGAGTTCATTGCATTACCCGAATCGCCCGAGGAAGTTGGTAAACTATTGACGGGAACGGGCCTTGAAGTTGAAGGAATTGAGGCCGTTGGGCCATCGGGTGAGCCCGCTGCCGAAAACGCCCTGTCGGGGGTGGTTATTGGTGAAGTACTGACCTGCACGAAGCACCCCGACGCTGACAAACTCAGTCTGACCACGGTCGATGTGGGTACCGGACAGCCGCTGCCCATCGTTTGCGGTGCGCCCAATGTGGCCGCCGGTCAAAAGGTTATCGTAGCCCTCGTTGGAGCAACCCTACACCCAACCGCTGGGGAGTCGTTTCAGATTAAGAAAGCTAAAATTCGCGGAGCGCTGTCCGAAGGGATGATCTGCGCCGAAGATGAGATAGGCCTGGGTACGTCCCATGCCGGAATCATTGTGCTCGACCCGGACGGTCCGGGCGCAGCCTTACCGAACGGTACGCCCGCCGATCAGTATTTCGACGTATCGCCCGACTATCGGATCAGCATTGGTCTGACACCCAACCGTATCGATGCCGCTTCGCACTTGGGCGTTGCCCGCGATCTGCGCGCTGTCCTGAACCGCCCGCTTCAATGGCCCGATATCGACGCGTTCCGTGTCGACAACGAGAGCCTGACGCTTGATGTGCGCGTGGACGATACGGAAGCCTGCCCGCGCTACACCGGCCTCACCATTAGCGGCCTGACCGTTGGTGAGTCGCCAGAATGGTTGAAAAAGCGCCTGTTGAGCATTGGTCTGAATCCGATCAACAACATCGTTGATATTACCAACTTTGTATGTCACGACCTGGGCCAGCCCCTGCACGCCTTTGATGCGGACAAGATTGCGGGCCATCAGGTAATCGTAAAAACGCTGCCAGCCGGTACTCCCTTCGTGACGCTCGATGGCGTTGAGCGGAAACTGACGGCTACCGACCTGATGATTTGTGATGCCGAAAAACCCATGTGTATTGCTGGCGTGTTTGGCGGTCAGTACTCGGGCGTAACGGCACAGACCACACGCATCTTTCTGGAGTCTGCCTATTTTTCGGCTATGTCAGTTCGGAAAACGGCTCTGCACCACGGGCTTAAAACCGACGCGTCGTTCCGTTTTGAGCGCGGTACCGATCCCGCTATGCCCCTCATCGCGCTGAAGCGGGCCGCGCTGCTCATTCAGGAGATAGCGGGCAGCAACGGCGGGACCGGTCAGGTACGGCCGGGAATCATCAGTTCCGCCATTACTGACTTGTATCCTACCCCCGTCGCGCCTTTCCGCGTGCCGGTACGATACCGGAATATCAACCGACTCATCGGAATCAACATTGATTTTGCCGAGATCCAGCGGATACTGGAAGCGCTCGATATTCAACTCGATGAGCAGACGAATGATGGTTTCGTTGCCGTTGTCCCTCCCTACCGCGTTGACGTAACGCGCGAAGCTGACGTGATCGAAGAAATTCTCCGGATTTACGGACTGGACAACATTCCGCTGTCGAAAAACCTGGCGGCCGATTCGCTTTCCGAATTTCCTAAAATTGACCCGGACCAGTGGCAAAGCCGCGTAGGGCAGTTGATGGCAGCAAACGGATTTCACGAAATTCTCACCCTGTCGCTGACCCGCCCCTCCTACCATGAAGCCATCCGGCCCAGTTTACCCGGTGCCGACGTAACGCTGCTCAATCCGCTCAGCGACGAGTTGTCCGTTATGCGGCAAACCTTGCTGTTCTCGAGTCTCGAAACCCTGGTTTATAACCTGAACCGGCGGCAGAAAGACCTGAAACTGTTCGAATTTGGCAAGGTATATCACAAAGTAACGGGCGAAAACGGAGCCGTTAAGTACGTTGAGCGGATGCGGCTTAGCCTGGCAATTACGGGTAACCAGCAGGCCGAAAGCTGGATGCAGAAAAGCCAGCCCGTGGCCTACCATGACCTGGCAACGGCGGTTCAGCGTATCCTCAACCTGTTCCGGGTCCGTAATGTGGAGACCCAACCTGCCGACCCGAACCTGTTCCAGTATGGTCTGACTTACCTGGTTAACAAGAAGCCACTGGTCAGTATCGGTCTTGTGAAGACGAAGCTGGCGAAACTAGTCGACTTGAAACAGCCCGTTTTTTATGCCGACTTTGACTGGAGCGCGCTGATGAAGGCCACGGGTGGTAAGGTACGCTACGATGAGGTATCCCGCTTCCCGGATGTCCGGCGCGATCTTTCGCTGGTGATCGACAAGACAGTGACGTTTGAGCAGATCAGCCGGCTGGCTCACCAGACCGAGCGGAAGCTCCTGCGATCAGTCAATACGTTCGATGTATTCGAAGGTGAGCAGCTTGGCGCGGATAAAAAGTCCTATTCGGTAAGCTTCACCTTACAGGACACGACACAGACGCTCACCGACGCGACGATCGACAAAACCATGCAGCGTCTGATGAGTGCATTTGAACGTGAATTAGGCGCTGTAATTCGAAAATAA
- a CDS encoding DUF1684 domain-containing protein, protein MLKNKFLLGGLVALLGILLYFMVFDGGSPGSADGLALTLSPQAYRQQVDAARAKKNEFLRTDTNSPLPDKASFTGLQYFKPDLSYRIVARLEPFADKTQKLVVRMSDGSEEVYDKFAHAVFSLNGEACRLLIVRLGDTYSILFRDATSGKETYGGGRYLELEPADMVENRAVLDFNKAYNPYCAYNPSYACPLPPAENTLPVAVQSGERYVAHD, encoded by the coding sequence ATGTTAAAAAATAAATTTTTACTGGGTGGTCTAGTCGCTTTACTAGGTATTCTGCTCTACTTTATGGTCTTCGATGGCGGCAGCCCGGGCTCGGCAGATGGGTTGGCTTTAACACTCAGCCCCCAGGCTTACCGCCAGCAGGTCGACGCTGCACGCGCGAAGAAGAATGAGTTCTTACGGACCGATACCAACTCACCCCTACCCGACAAAGCATCGTTTACGGGCCTGCAGTATTTCAAGCCTGACCTTTCCTACCGGATAGTGGCGCGGCTGGAGCCGTTTGCCGATAAAACCCAAAAGCTGGTGGTTCGCATGAGCGACGGTAGCGAAGAGGTATATGATAAATTTGCCCACGCCGTTTTCAGTCTGAACGGTGAAGCCTGTCGGCTGCTGATTGTGCGGCTCGGCGATACATATTCCATTCTTTTCCGCGATGCTACGTCTGGCAAGGAAACCTACGGGGGCGGCCGTTACCTCGAACTCGAACCGGCTGATATGGTCGAGAATCGGGCGGTGCTCGACTTCAACAAGGCATATAATCCCTACTGTGCCTATAATCCCAGTTACGCCTGCCCGTTGCCGCCCGCCGAGAATACCCTTCCGGTGGCCGTCCAGTCGGGCGAACGCTACGTAGCCCACGACTAA
- a CDS encoding sugar 3,4-ketoisomerase: MAKLYELETFSSERGNLTVFEKVIPGTIQRIFYIYQAGHNIRAGHRHHRAWNALICVSGSCRVYNDNGIVEETFYLNSPNQCLVLEPEDWHTMDMFTDDAILLVVSNELYDKDDYIYEPYARNQRAGEVVMADSK; this comes from the coding sequence ATGGCTAAGTTATACGAGCTGGAAACTTTTTCGTCAGAGAGGGGTAACCTTACTGTTTTCGAAAAGGTAATTCCGGGGACAATTCAGCGTATTTTTTACATCTACCAGGCTGGTCATAACATCCGGGCTGGTCATCGTCACCACCGTGCCTGGAACGCCCTGATCTGCGTAAGTGGCAGCTGCCGGGTGTACAATGACAACGGTATTGTAGAAGAGACATTTTATCTGAACAGCCCAAATCAGTGTCTGGTACTGGAGCCCGAAGACTGGCATACGATGGATATGTTTACTGATGACGCTATTCTGCTCGTCGTCTCCAACGAACTCTACGATAAAGACGACTACATCTATGAACCTTATGCCAGGAACCAGCGAGCGGGCGAAGTGGTGATGGCCGATTCGAAATGA